The nucleotide sequence GGAGTTCGACCCGGCGACCTGGCGGGCCCGGCCGCTGGCCGTGCTCTCCGAGGTCTCCGGCGACTGCCGGCTGAGCGCCACCGTGCTGCACTGCCGGCGGGTGGACGCCTCGATCGGGGTGTGGCGGCTGCCCGGATAACCCCGGCCCGACGCCAACGGGCCGACGCCAGCGGACTGTCACTTGTCGGGCGCGGATAGGTTGTCCCGTACAGGCAGCCGGGGAGGTCGTGGTGCGGGTACTTGTGGTTGAGGACGAGCGGAACCTGGCCGACGCGATCGTCCGGGGGCTGCGCCGACAGGGCATGGCGGTGGACGTCGCCTACGACGGCTCGACCGGACACGAGATGGCGTTCGTCACCCGGTACGACGTGCTGGTGCTGGACCGGGACCTGCCCGGTGTGCACGGCGACCAGATCTGTGCCGACCTGGTCAGCTCCGGCACCCTGACCCGGGTGCTGATGCTGACCGCCAGCGGTACGGTCGCCGACCGGGTGGAGGGGCTCCAACTCGGTGCCGACGACTACCTGCCGAAGCCGTTCGCCTTCGACGAGCTGGTCGCCCGGGTGCAGGCGCTCGGCCGCCGGGCCACCCCGGTCACCCCGCCGGTGCTGACCGTGGCCGACCTGTCGGTCGACCCGGCCCGGCGGGTCGCGACCCGGGGCGGTGCGGCGGTGGACCTGACCCGCAAGGAGTTCGGCGTGCTTGAGGAACTGGTCAAGGCGCGCGGGGCGGTGGTCTCCAGCGAGGAACTCCTGGAACGGGTCTGGGACGCCAACACCGACCCGTTCACCACCACGGTCCGGGTGACCGTGATGACCCTGCGGAAGAAACTCGGTGATCCGCCGCTGATCGAGACGGTGGTCGGCGCCGGCTACCGGGTGGCCGACCCGTACCTGCCGGGGCAGGTGAGCGCGTGACCGTCTATCTGACCCGCCGCCGGCCCCGGGTGCGGCCCACCCTGCGGCTGCGGCTGACCCTGCTCAACGGGATCCTGCTGATCGGTGCCGGTGCGATCCTGGTGCTGCTCGCCTGGCTGCTGGTCCGGGACGCGCTGGCCCCGGACATCCAGCTCCGGTCGAACCCCGATCTGGTGCTCTCGGACGGCCGGACGGTCGGCGCGATCCAGTGGCACCAGGAGATGGCCCAGGCCGCCACCAGGGAACTGCTGGTCAAGGCGCTGCTGGCGCTGCTGGTGATCAGCATCGTCGGGGTGGCCGGGGCGTACGCGGTGGCCGGCCGGGCGCTGCGCCCGCTGCACCAGGTCACCTCGACGGCCCGCCGGCTCGGCGAGGCCACCCTCGACCAGCGGATCCGCTACTCCGGGGCGGACGACGAGGTGGCCGAGCTGGCCGGCACCTTCGACGCGATGCTGGACCGGATCGCCGACGCCTTCGAGGCGCAGAAGCGGTTCGTCGCAAACGCCTCGCACGAGCTGCGTACGCCGCTGGCGGTGATGCGTACCGAGATCGACGTGACGATGGCCGACGACGAGGCGGACGTGGCCGAGTACCGGCGGATGGCGACGGTGGTCCGGGACGCCTCGGAGCGGGCCAACAACCTGGTCGACGCGCTGCTGGTGCTGGCTCGCAGCGAGGCGCAGTCGGGCCGCCGGCTGGGCCGGAAGGCGCCGACCGACCTGGCCACCGGGGCCAGCGCGGCCCTCTCGGCGGTGCGCAACGAGACCAGCCGGCTCAAGCTCCAGGTCTCCACGGCGCTGGCCCCGGCGCCGGTGGTCGGCGATCCCGGCCTGCTGGAGCGGCTGGCCGGCAACCTGATCGAGAACGCGGTGCGCTACAACCACCTGCACGGCCGGATGTGGGTGCGGACCGGTTCGGGCCCCGAGCAGGCCTGGCTGGTGGTCGGCAACACCGGGTTCGAGGTGGAGCAGGCGGACGTACCCGGGTTGTTCGAGGCGTTCCGGCGGGGTGGCCGGGAGCGGACCGGCGCCCGTGGCTCAGGGCTGGGGCTGTCGATCGTCCGCGCCGTCTGCGACGCGCACGGCGGCACGGTCAGCGCGATCGCCCAGGACGGCGGCGGGTTGGAGGTGACCGTGACACTGCCGGCGGCCGAGACCACTCCGGTGGTGGCCGCCTCGGCGGCGGTGGGCGGCAACCCGGTCGCCGTGCCGGTTCGGCCGCTGCCACCGCCGCACGCGTTGAGCGCCGCCAGCACCGACCCGCTCGGCTCGGTCGCCGGCCGCACCACCCCGGCCGGGCTGGCGAGTTCGGGTACGCCGCCCCAGCCGACCGCCGGCACCCCGTCCGGCCCGGCCGAGCCGGGCCCCGGTGCGGCCTCGACGCCCGACTGAGCCTTGCTGGCGCCCACTGAGCCTTGCTGGCGCTCACCGAGCCTTGCTGGCGCCCACTGAGCCTTGCTGGTGCCCGGTTGAGCCTCGCTGGTGCGCGGCGGAGCCTTCAGGCGTTCAGACGTTCAAGCGTTCAGGCGACCAGGTCGAGGTCGCGTACCTCGCGGCGGATCGCTCGCAGCCGGGCGGTGGTGATGCCGAGTTCCTGCGCCACGTCGGCGTCACTGGCCTCGGGGCGCTCCGCCTGGATCGCGGCGGCCAGTGCGGCGGTCTCGGTGATCGGGCGGCGTGGCCGTGCCTGGCTACCCGGCCTGGCCGCCCGGCCGGCCGAGCCGCGCTTCCGGACCGTCCCGCCCACTGTCCCAGCCGCTGCCGCGGCCAGGCCCGGCACCGGTGTCCCGGACCCGCCCGCTCCCGCGCTGGCGGCCCGGGCGGCACCCCTGCCGGCGGACCCGCCCGTTCCCAGGCTGGCTGGCCGGGCCACACCCGTGTCGGCTGGCCGGGCCCGTCCGGTGCTGACCGGCTGGGCCCGTCCGGTGCTGACCGGCCGGGCGGGTCCCGCAGCGGCGGGTCGGGTGGCGGCCGTGCTGGTGGGCTGGGCCGTTCCGGGGCTGGTGACGGCGGGTGCGATGGTGGTGACCTCGTCGCGGTTCCGGCCGGCCGGCTGGGTCGGGACGGCGGGCTCCACCGCCGGGGCCGACGGGATCGCCGTGGCCGTCGCGGCGGCGGTAGCCGTGCTGGCCGGGTCAGCCGTCGTGGCGGCCTGGGCGGCGGAGATCCGGCCGCCCAGCTCGACCAGGCAGATGCTGGCCACCACGATCAGCCCGTCGACCGAGAGCGGCAGCAGGTACGGCGAGGCGCCCGTCTCGCCGTACCGGGCGGCCACTCCGACCATGTGCCAGTACGACACCCAGGCGGCGATCCCGGCGATGGTGGCGGTGGCGGCCATCCGGGCGAACGCCAGCGAGCGGCGGTGCACCGGCACCCGTGAGATCAACTCGACGGTGAGCAGCAGCGCCAGCGGCGGCCAGGCGGCGATGGCCTGGCTGATCGGGTTGTCCCGGGCGTGCAGGACGTTGGCGACCACCGAGGCGGCCACCCCGAGGGCCAGGGTGGCGCGTACGGCCCAGCGGACCCGGCGAAGCTGTGGGAGGGGCACCGATCGCTCCTTGCCTGTCGTCGTGCTTCCTCTCGGGCCGTCCCCCGGCACCGCAGCGGACCAGCCGGCCTGATCGTTCATCCTTGCGGCCGGAGCGGTCCAGCCGGTGTACCGGTCGAATTTCCGGCGTGTCGCTCACCGCCTGGTGGCCTTCCGTGTGCTTGGCGTTGCTGTCCGAGCGCCCACCGGAAGCGCCCACCGGAAGCGCCCACCGGAAGCGCCCACCGGAAGCGCCCACCGGAAGCGCCCACCGGAAGCGCCCACCGGAAGCGCCCACCGGAAGCGCCCACCCGGGCGGCGGGGAACCCGGGTTGCCAATCCCGTGGCGCTCGTGCAAAGCTTGCCGCCGTCAGCCCTGATCATGGGAGGGAGGTGCGGTGATGGTTTCCACGTCTTGTCCCGCGCCTCGCCTCGGCCACCGCTGACCGAACCGCGTTTCTCCGCGAGGCGCACACTTCCATCCGGAGGATCCGTGAGTTCCACCATTCACAACGTGAGTTTCCACTGCGCCGACACGTACGAGTTGGCGCGCTTCTGGGCGGCCGTGCTGGGCCGGTCCCTGCGCCCGGAGGACCAGCCCGGTGACGACGAGATCACCCTGCTGGC is from Micromonospora sp. WMMD1102 and encodes:
- a CDS encoding DUF2637 domain-containing protein — protein: MPLPQLRRVRWAVRATLALGVAASVVANVLHARDNPISQAIAAWPPLALLLTVELISRVPVHRRSLAFARMAATATIAGIAAWVSYWHMVGVAARYGETGASPYLLPLSVDGLIVVASICLVELGGRISAAQAATTADPASTATAAATATAIPSAPAVEPAVPTQPAGRNRDEVTTIAPAVTSPGTAQPTSTAATRPAAAGPARPVSTGRAQPVSTGRARPADTGVARPASLGTGGSAGRGAARAASAGAGGSGTPVPGLAAAAAGTVGGTVRKRGSAGRAARPGSQARPRRPITETAALAAAIQAERPEASDADVAQELGITTARLRAIRREVRDLDLVA
- a CDS encoding response regulator transcription factor, producing MRVLVVEDERNLADAIVRGLRRQGMAVDVAYDGSTGHEMAFVTRYDVLVLDRDLPGVHGDQICADLVSSGTLTRVLMLTASGTVADRVEGLQLGADDYLPKPFAFDELVARVQALGRRATPVTPPVLTVADLSVDPARRVATRGGAAVDLTRKEFGVLEELVKARGAVVSSEELLERVWDANTDPFTTTVRVTVMTLRKKLGDPPLIETVVGAGYRVADPYLPGQVSA